AGGCAGCCCCGCCCACCGCCCAAAGCCCGCTCCGCCCATGTCTGCAGGCAGGGTTCTGCTTACTTGGTGTCAAGTTCTATGAGATTGGTATCTACTGGCGTCTCGTGCTCTGGAACTAAACACAGGGCAGATGACCGCCCATGGGTTACTGGCGAGTGGGTGAGGGGGCAGGTGGGCACAGGTCCTCACCCCGGGAACAACTAAGCTAAggtaggggagggaagggagaaagcGGGAGTGAGGAAGCCAAGGCTGGTCCCTGGTCTCGGAAACACCTCAAATCAGCTTAAATGAAGGGAGGAGGGTCCAGGGAGAGCCAAGGAGGACTAGGGAGCAGCACCAGGGGAACAGAAAAATTTCTGGACCCTGCTCTTTTTGGCATGTCTCCAACACAACTTAGATTCATTTATTGCATGCCTGACTCACTAATATAACTATGTATCCACATTTTCACATCTCTGAACTTGTGTTATGTTTTACAGTCATTAGCATTTCATAGTTTAATTATGgggacatttttctttctttgcagtaCGTGCTACAATGTCTCTTTTGACTGAAACAGTCTTAAGTTTAATGAAATATGACCAATCTGGTATCACTTGGAAATATCACTGGGATGGTGTGCCCAGATATCATCCTATCCATGCAGACCCTTCAACTGTGCCTGGATGCGAGACAAGGGCTCCTGGCATGGCCCTTCCCACCACCCtcaccacccccagcccacaCAGAACACAGCCAGACCTTTCTGTCTACCAGGGAGTCAGATGCAAATAGGAGTGTGGGCCTAAAAAAGATCCTGTGAACTGGGGAAGAGGGGTGACCCTGGGCTGAAGGCTGATTCAGTGCAAGGTGGGGTGACAGGGAAACCCTGTTCCAGGAACCCACAGATTCTGCTTACCTTCCCGATGTGGGGGTTCCTCTTTGGGCTTGGGGTGCATTAGGGTGAAAGGCAGTTCCACGGCCACATCACTGAAAGAGACCCAGATAGGTTGAGCCTTGAGCCCAATCCCAGACTCAAGGCCAGACTCAATGCCCCATCAGTCTGAGGACTGGGAAAGGTTTTGTGATCAGAGGAGGTAGCTCTGGACCAAGAGGCAGGAAATCTGGCCCCAAGCCCCAGTCCCATCACTCTCTGAGCATCAGCCTATCTGGGATAATGGAAACTTCTCCTTTTCTGAGAAGGCTCCTTGAATTTCCATGAGCTGGAAGGTGGCACGGGGCAGTGAGCATGCATCTTGCTTACCGGGTAGCTCCAGAGGGGCCCCAAGATCCTGCGGACCTCCAATGGTCACAGCCCAGCTTCCCCTGCCACTGCCCTTCCCAACTTCCTGATTGAAACTCCTCCCACcctcactctcctctctctcaaCATCTCCAGGGGGCTCCTATGAAAGCGCCCAGGTGGCCCGAGCCCCCTGCAATCTAGATGATGCACTGCTGAGGTCAGTTTAATCAAATTCAAGCTGGATGGGACCCAGGTCTCAGTTGTCTACAGAGCTGTCTACACTGTGCTCAGAGCCTTGAAGCCCTATGGGGGTGGAAGGATGGGAGAGGAGGTGCTACTGGCTAGAGCTTctgaccaggcttctctgcccttgacCCTGATTGACAGAATAATAACAAGAACAGACACTGACAGGGTGCTGACTCTACACCAAGCAGTACTCTAGAATCACTCTTgttaatctttacaacaacccTACTATTAAACCCAATGTACAGATTGGGAAACTGAGACCAAGGAGAAAATGTATCTTGTCCAAGGCTCTACAGCTATTAAAAGAAAGTGACAGGCTGAGGATTCTGACTCCCTAATTCACACCCTTAACCCTGTGTGATAACAACTTGGAATTGAGAAGGTGATTCCACCCACCTTCTCTCTCCGCTCTGGACAAAAGCAGGCTGGAAAGCTCCTCTACTCTGCAGGGGAGTGTCACCCTACAAGGCCCTGTCAACCTTGAGCACCTCCAGGCACATCACCTTCCTGACTTTGCTGCCAGGGCCGGGTTGAGGGAAGGATGGGGCAGGGGATGAAGTGGTCAGGGGAACCAACTATGCAACCAGGAAGGGATGCTCCCCTGGCCCCTCTATTCACTGACGAGCAGTTTACATCTTTAAGTCTCACTGAGCTCACCTAGAAAACAGCGCTAACTCTACTCACCTTCTAGAACCACTTCCAGGAGGTAATGCAGGTAAAAGGCTTGGTTAAACTGTGAGGCTTGTGCCTGCCAGAATCATGACTTCCCCTCAACAGGGACATGGAGGTTTCATAAAGCTATTGAAACAATGTGGCTTTTTTGTTtgacttttggttttgttttttgcctttttttttttttttgcttccaaaGAGGACAGCTTCTTCAGTTCACTTGGGAAAGTGAGCTATCAGAATGGAAGCTGGTGGAAGACTGAGACCGCCATCCGGAATATGGATGGAAGAATGTGGACCTTAACCTTCCTTCCACCAGGTGACAAGCAATCATGGGCAGGGAGTGTGTCTGGTTCCTCTCTGGGACCTCAGTCTCCCTCATAAGGCTGGGCTCAAGCCTGGGTTCAAGAACTCCTTACTGAATTAGATTGAATCAAGTTGAATTGAATTAATTTCCCTTCTCCTAATGGACTAAGGTTTCTTGGGATGAGCAATATTAGCTTCCTGGGACAGGAGGAAGCAAAACCATTGGGTTTGGGGCACATGAATGTGTGGAAAATGCACGTGGATCCAGCTGGTTCCAAGGAGTCTTGTCTACAGAAGCAGAGCTCCTCAGGACTTCTTAGCAACACTCAGCCAGAAGTTAGTTCTCATTCATGTAGAAGGGTTTGAAAACCACAAAGCCTAAGTTTATCCAAAACATCCTGTAAAACAGACTGACTGGGGGCCAGTCCCCAGATCACTGAAGCCCATGTTGCTGTCTGCAAAGGTCCTTGTCACTTGGGTGGGATGGAAGAGCAGGGCAAGGTTTGAAAGGGGAAACAgcacctccccagcccctccgGAGAGAGTCCTAGTCCCCGCACATGCCTGAGCCTGGCAATCAAAAACCTGAGTGCTAAGAGTCCTTCCTACCCAGGGCCCGTGGCTCTGGACGGTCAGGACAATGCTCTCTGGGCCCTTCGGGAAGGTGGGTTGATCAGGTTGAAGGGAGGGGCTTTACCTGGATGCAAGATCTCCCAACAGGCTGGGTGGGTCAGAGGAGGCGGAAGAAGTGGTCAGGAGAGAgttcagagaggaagaaaacagaaagcacGTTCATTCACCACACTTAGGGGTAGTATAGACCCAGGGACACACTCCACCCACCCCAGGTGTAACTGCTCATCAGGGATATACGGAAGTGGTGTGAGCCCTGCCAGAGGGACTGAAACCAGGCCCAGTTCAGCCAAACTCCCTGCGAGGGCAGCCCCagggtcctcatctgtaaaggagACACACAAGTTCAGCCCTGTGCTGCCGGCCCTGGGGAAGCTGGGGCTATCTAATGGCAGAAGGAAGTACTTCAGGATGCCCTGAGGATGCCTCAAGAAGGAGCCTGAGGCACAAGACCCACAGAGTCTTGCAAGAGTCAGAGGACACAGGATTTGAGATCTGCGATTCTAAGATGTCCTGTAATACATGGCCAGTATTATACACCACCACCGCAGGAGgcattattctaaaaataaaggAGACTTGATGTTTAATGCTATTAGCTTTccaatcttttcaaagaaatttatgaattaaaaaaatcccTCTGACAAATTAGAAATCCTAATTCTAGATTTATAACAACCTGTTGGCTCAGTATATGGGGAAAAGTGTGAATTCTTTCTGGGCTTCCACCTGACTCTGCTCTGGATCAGGGAATATGTTTGGTTTACTGTCGTTACCCCAGCACCCAGCCCGTGACCTGAGATTAGAGAAGGAGATTTCGGGAAATGTGTGAGGAACTGTTTtggcctctgtttccccatctgtaaaatgggacagtCAGAGCACCCTCAAGCCAGCTCTGGGATTCTGAGCTCCTTGAGCCACTTCCCCAGCAGATCAGCCTGTGCATAAGTGGGGGTATGGTGGGTGCTGTGCCCTGATATGTGATGAGGGGCACAGCACCCCCTTGGAAACCCCATGGCACAGACTCTTAGGAAGTTCCCGCCACCTCCCGTGTGCCCAGACCAGGgacagggaagaggaggaggaggtaaaagaaaaggaagaagaaaagggggaggggagaaagaggGGAGGAAAAGAGAGGGGCTGAAAGCCTCTGAAGCAGGAGAGGGAAAAgggtggaggagaaggaagaggaacaaGACAAGATCCAGCAAGTAGGCAGAATGGGGTAGTGGGTGTGGCCATCAGGGACTTAACCGCCCACCCTCTGGggtctgggctgggctgggctgggctgggctggagcaCTCACCCGCCACGAGACACCaccagcttcactttcactttgtaggAAACAATGATGCCCAGGATCTCCCGGTTGGCTCCTTCCCTTAACCTGCAAGGTGACATAGGGAAGCCGGTTCATGGGTCTTGTGACACGGCAGGTGGGCTGCGCCAGGGCAGCACCGTAGGTCCCTCTCCtgaccactcagccaccaggtgCAGGCGGAGCCCGGTGTGTGAGAAAGGTGAGGTCTGCCCTTGGGGAGCAAGAACTCAGAGCACTGGGCCCCAAGTCTGGCTGTGCTGCCCTGGGAAGCAGCTCCTTCCCTCCCAGAGCCCAAGTCCCAGCAAGGAGGTAAGGGGTGGGCTCTTCCTGCTGGGTGGCTTCCCTTTCTCTTGCTGCTGGCAGAGAGGAGGGGGCAGTGGGCAGGGGAAGGGAGGTGCTGCAGAGGTGGGTCAGGCCCCAGGAAGGGCCAGACCTCAGCAGGTAGGGCAAGAGGGGTCCTCATACCCCCCGGTTTCCATTAGAGCAGGGTAGCCTCAGAGAGGCAGTGGTGACCTTGGGGTAAGATCCCTGGGATCCCTTCCTTCCAAGACACCTCCACATGTGGTTGAGCCCAGCTCACCACCCTCATCTCTCTGGACTCCCAGACCCCATCCTcattcctcctctcctcccaggaTCCTTCCAGAAGCCCCTtccacccttccttccttcttgccaTCCTTCCTTCCAGCCTTGCTCTGCCTCAGGGATGCACTCTATCCAGCTGAAGACACAACCAGGTCAGGAGCTGCTGCCTCCTGCACAAAGCCTCTCCATGTCACCCTCCCCTGGGCAAGGCACCGACtaagggagcctggtggagtgGTCCATCGTGTTCTCTGGGCACCCCTGGAGAGGGCTGGGATCAGGTGACAGCTGCCCTGGCAGTTCAAGCTCATGAGGACGGGCCCTCGACAATGGTCGGGGAGAGGGTAGCCTGAGCCTGTGCTGGCCCTGCTGGGACCAAGGTGGGTGTGGATCCATCTGGGGgaggatgataaagaatctgcctccaatgcagacgacccagcttcgatccctgggtggggaagatcccctggaggagggcacgacaacccattccagtgttcttgcctggagaatcccacagacagaggagcctggcaggctgcagtccatggggtcacaaagagtcagacacgactgagcgactaacacacagtgGGGAGCCTGAGACCAGGGAGGGTGGGTCCTCACAGGGTGCTGGAGGCCAGGTTCGTGTCCTCGTGTTTGAGCTTCCCGTCCAGGGCGAGGCCCCGCTTCTCTCGATTGTTGGCCAGGAAGGGGGTCAGCGTGTAGACCTTGCAGAACGTAGAGCTGGGTGCCACTGTGTCACTGGAAAGAAGGGAGACTAGTGTGGAGATGCCCCCAGAGCCAACCCCAGCCTCACCCCCAGCCCATCCAGGACACAGAGCCCTACTCTAGCCTCCCTCCCCTGTGAAGGGCCCACCTTTAGGCCCAGCTCTGGCAGGGAGACCACTGCCACGCAAAAGGGGACGTCTCTGCTCCACATGCAAACAACAGTGACTCTGGGGTGACCCAACAACTTCATTCGTGGTTTCTAGGCAGctgcaagtttttaaaaattcattgtactGTTTGCCCTGTGCTGTATGAGtaggataattttttttagtgGAGAGAGTGTGGCCTGTTTTTCCCCTAACGTATTACTgtgaaaaaatttcaaacatataggAAAACTGAAAGAATTGTGCAATGATCATTCACCTCCTAAGTTCTACAATGAAGACCTTACTTGCTGTATCTCATCTCTATCCATCGTGTGTAAGGTGTTTGGATTGTTCAGTTTTTACCTACTTTTGCTCTACCCCCCCAGCCCCTTTTCAACAATAAGAGAGCTGGGGTGCAGCAAGCCTTggagccccagctctgccactggcCAGCCCTGTGAGGTTGAGCAAGTCACATCTCTCTGCCCCCACTTCCTTCTCTGCACACTGTGGGCAGCAGCAACCCCGATGCAGAAGGCTCCAGGCAATCTAGGTTTCCATAGCCCCGCTCCTCGCAGATTCACAAGCTCTAGTGAATTCTAGTTTTGGTGGGTCTTTTCCCTGACTGGAGCATGTATTTCTTTGTAGCTAAACCAAGTGGCTGGGTGGTTTTTCAAAAAGCTATTCGGGGCCATCTACGCTGAGCAGCACGTCTAAGGCCAGACCCTCTGCCAGGTGGAGCAGAGCTACTGGACCTATAACTGGACCCAGGGCTTCTCTTTTCCCCAGCTGATTCCACCCATCCAAGGCTGGGCTTGTGCTCACTTACTCAGCCTCTTCCATGGCCACAGGGCACTTGTACTGGGCTGTGTTGAACAGACAGATGTCTGCATACTGGCGCACTGCAGATAAAAAGGGAAACGCGGTGGGTGAGTCCAGGGCTCCCAGGCTCTCTGAGTTGGGATGTTCAGCCCCAGGTAACAGCCAGAGGCCACCAGGAGTTTCTGCAGGAGATGGACCCCATCCTCCACCCAAAGGGCAGCCTGAACAGGCCCACTTCCTTCCATAACCAAAAATCTCCCTCTCAAGGACAGTTCTGTCAAGGGAACTTAGAAGAAGGGCTTCAACAGTAAACTCATTACCTGGCCAGTAAGCAGCCTCAAAAGCCTTACCCTTCAGCTTAGAGCAGGCCTTAGTCTTCCCTTCAGGCTAGTAGTTATTTACAGGGCTGTTAGCAAAGGGAGAGCCTTCAGCTGCCCCCAACCCCTGGGAGGAGTCCCCTTGCCCATCCCCTGGACTGGCCCTCCGCCTGGGTACCCGAGATCTTGATCTTCTTCACTGTCTTGTTGGTGTTGTTGGTGACATGGACGTTGACGCTGATGGGTTCTCCATGGTAGTAGATCTGGGGGTGGAAGAAGTAGCCGGGGAGGGGGGGAAGATTCCAAAGCTTTAGATGAAGGGGAGGGAGATGAGGCCCCACACACATCTCCTGGGGTTCCCCAGGCCTTGGCCACTCTGACGTTGGCCCCAAGCTCATCAGTCACTTCCCACTGATGCTAAGCCACCAGGCATGTTAGACTTAAGTTCCTCTGTGGACCTTGAAAGATAATTGAATTAGAAGGTAATAATCCtaggctctgggcttccctggtggctcagatggtaaagaatccatctgcaatgcaggagacctgggttgggaagatcccctggaggagggcatggaaacccactccagtattcttgcctggaggatccccatggacggaggagcctggtgggctacagtccacggcgttgcaaagagctggacatgactgagtgactaagcacagtacaatCCTGGGCTCCAGTCCTGGGTCGGTCACCAAAAGTAATGATAACAGTAATATTAGCAATAATAAAGATGAGAGCGGTAAGGCCTTGGACAGGTTATCTAAGCCTAGGTTTCCCCCGCTGTCCATTGGAGGGGCTGGAGTAAGTGATATATCAAGTCCCtgccagctctggctgcctggaaTTTAGACCTGGGAGGATCTGGAAGAAGCaggagagaggtggggaggggctgaCCCACTCCGTGAGGGAACTGGCTCTGAAACCTCACTGAAGAGCCTCGATTTATATCTTGGCCCAAGCACTTGCCTTCACTGTGCCCCTGAGAGGGAGAGGGGGTGTTCACACTTCAAAGGGGGATGGGAATGCAGGGAGACGGCCAGGACCCAGGACTCTTCAGAAGGCACACTGACTTCTGAAGTCAACTGCATCCTTTAGGCTCATGCCCACCCCGTCACCCCTTCAGTCCCTCTCAGAGGCTTCTCCAAATCTCCCAAGGGGGTCTCAGCTTCCCTGAGCCCTGTGGTCCTTGGGCTGGAGCCAGAAGCTCCTACCCAAGGAACCCCAGAGGCTGTGAGAGAGCTAAGATCTAAGGCTCCAGCCCTGGGAGGGCAGCCCTACCCATGCCAAGCCCCAACCTCCTACCTCCTTGTCCAGGGAGGCCTCCAGATGCAAGGGCTTGTCCGACATGAGGAACTGCCTGGTGGTCTCGGCCGTGGGCTGGGGGCCAGGCCTCTCTGGGGCATACTGAACCTTCCGGATGACCAGGCGCACAGAATTCCTAGTGGACATGGGCAGAGCAAATGATGACCAGAGTCCCTTGCCTCCATCCCCTTCCCTTGTGACCCTCACATCCTTCTCTTGCTCAAGAGACTGCCATGGTTCCCATCTCCTTGGACTCCAGTCCAAACTGCAAAGGTTGGCATAGGGCCCTGTTACCATCTGGTCCCACTCCAACCTCCTCCATCCTGGGAGTCCCCAGCCTCCTCTAGGTCCTCACTGTCATGCTTGATGGTCCCTTTAGTCCTATTTCTGAAGCTTTGCGTACCCTAGGTCCCAACCTATA
This sequence is a window from Bubalus kerabau isolate K-KA32 ecotype Philippines breed swamp buffalo chromosome 15, PCC_UOA_SB_1v2, whole genome shotgun sequence. Protein-coding genes within it:
- the ARRB1 gene encoding beta-arrestin-1 isoform X3, whose amino-acid sequence is MGDKGTRVFKKASPNGKLTVYLGKRDFVDHIDLVEPVDGVVLVDPEYLKERRVYVTLTCAFRYGREDLDVLGLTFRKDLFVANVQSFPPAPEDKKPLTRLQERLIKKLGEHAYPFTFEIPPNLPCSVTLQPGPEDTGKACGVDYEVKAFCAENLEEKIHKRNSVRLVIRKVQYAPERPGPQPTAETTRQFLMSDKPLHLEASLDKEIYYHGEPISVNVHVTNNTNKTVKKIKISVRQYADICLFNTAQYKCPVAMEEADDTVAPSSTFCKVYTLTPFLANNREKRGLALDGKLKHEDTNLASSTLLREGANREILGIIVSYKVKVKLVVSRGGLLGDLASSDVAVELPFTLMHPKPKEEPPHREVPEHETPVDTNLIELDTNDDDIVFEDFARQRLKGMKDDKEEEEDGTGSPRLNDR
- the ARRB1 gene encoding beta-arrestin-1 isoform X1, whose product is MASLFLAPAPVCPACISFPVFKKASPNGKLTVYLGKRDFVDHIDLVEPVDGVVLVDPEYLKERRVYVTLTCAFRYGREDLDVLGLTFRKDLFVANVQSFPPAPEDKKPLTRLQERLIKKLGEHAYPFTFEIPPNLPCSVTLQPGPEDTGKACGVDYEVKAFCAENLEEKIHKRNSVRLVIRKVQYAPERPGPQPTAETTRQFLMSDKPLHLEASLDKEIYYHGEPISVNVHVTNNTNKTVKKIKISVRQYADICLFNTAQYKCPVAMEEADDTVAPSSTFCKVYTLTPFLANNREKRGLALDGKLKHEDTNLASSTLLREGANREILGIIVSYKVKVKLVVSRGGLLGDLASSDVAVELPFTLMHPKPKEEPPHREVPEHETPVDTNLIELDTNDDDIVFEDFARQRLKGMKDDKEEEEDGTGSPRLNDR
- the ARRB1 gene encoding beta-arrestin-1 isoform X2, coding for MASLFLAPAPVCPACISFPVFKKASPNGKLTVYLGKRDFVDHIDLVEPVDGVVLVDPEYLKERRVYVTLTCAFRYGREDLDVLGLTFRKDLFVANVQSFPPAPEDKKPLTRLQERLIKKLGEHAYPFTFEIPPNLPCSVTLQPGPEDTGKACGVDYEVKAFCAENLEEKIHKRNSVRLVIRKVQYAPERPGPQPTAETTRQFLMSDKPLHLEASLDKEIYYHGEPISVNVHVTNNTNKTVKKIKISVRQYADICLFNTAQYKCPVAMEEADDTVAPSSTFCKVYTLTPFLANNREKRGLALDGKLKHEDTNLASSTLLREGANREILGIIVSYKVKVKLVVSRGGDVAVELPFTLMHPKPKEEPPHREVPEHETPVDTNLIELDTNDDDIVFEDFARQRLKGMKDDKEEEEDGTGSPRLNDR
- the ARRB1 gene encoding beta-arrestin-1 isoform X4; translated protein: MGVFKKASPNGKLTVYLGKRDFVDHIDLVEPVDGVVLVDPEYLKERRVYVTLTCAFRYGREDLDVLGLTFRKDLFVANVQSFPPAPEDKKPLTRLQERLIKKLGEHAYPFTFEIPPNLPCSVTLQPGPEDTGKACGVDYEVKAFCAENLEEKIHKRNSVRLVIRKVQYAPERPGPQPTAETTRQFLMSDKPLHLEASLDKEIYYHGEPISVNVHVTNNTNKTVKKIKISVRQYADICLFNTAQYKCPVAMEEADDTVAPSSTFCKVYTLTPFLANNREKRGLALDGKLKHEDTNLASSTLLREGANREILGIIVSYKVKVKLVVSRGGLLGDLASSDVAVELPFTLMHPKPKEEPPHREVPEHETPVDTNLIELDTNDDDIVFEDFARQRLKGMKDDKEEEEDGTGSPRLNDR